From the Euphorbia lathyris chromosome 6, ddEupLath1.1, whole genome shotgun sequence genome, one window contains:
- the LOC136234230 gene encoding putative hydrolase C777.06c yields MDSPNLPENGVAQNGIMPNATSPPNHDSGLRSALIFLGTGCSSAVPNAMCLIQPSDPPCHVCSQSLSLPPEKNPNYRCNTSLLIDYFQSDGKHNYILIDVGKTFREQVLRWFTFHKIPCVDSIILTHEHADAVLGLDDIRAVQPFSPTNDIDPTAIYLSQSAMDSIAVKFPYLMKKKLREGQEVRRVAQLDWQIIEEDCQSPFVASGVKFVPLPVMHGEDYVCLGYLFGEKSRVAYISDVSRFPASTEYVISKSGAGQLDLLILDTLYKNGSHNTHFCFPQTLEAVKRLCPKKALLIGMTHEFDHNKDNDFLREWSEREGIPVQLAHDGMRVPIDL; encoded by the exons ATGGACTCTCCTAATCTCCCTGAAAACGGCGTCGCCCAAAACGGCATTATGCCCAATGCTACATCGCCGCCTAATCACGACTCCGGTCTTAGATCTGCTCTGATTTTTCTCGGTACCGGATGCTCCAGCGCTGTCCCCAATGCAATGTGCTTGATCCAACCCTCCGATCCGCCCTGCCATGTTTGCTCCCAGTCCCTCTCCCTCCCTCCCGAGAAAAACCCTAATTACAG GTGCAATACATCTCTGCTTATAGATTACTTCCAGAGTGATGGAAAACACAACTATATATTGATTGATGTTGGGAAGACGTTCAGGGAACAAGTGCTTAGGTGGTTTACTTTTCACAAGATTCCCTGTGTTGATTCT ATTATTTTGACTCACGAACATGCTGATGCAGTTCTCGGTCTTGATGATATACGTGCTGTGCAACCTTTTAGTCCTACAAATGATATTGACCCAACAGCCATTTACCTAAGTCAGTCAGCCATGGATAG CATTGCTGTGAAATTTCCTTATCTCATGAAGAAAAAATTAAGGGAAGGTCAAGAAGTAAGACGAGTAGCACAGCTGGACTGGCAGATAATTGAGGAAGATTGTCAAAGTCCATTTGTTGCTTCAGGCGTAAAATTTGTGCCTTTGCCA GTGATGCACGGAGAAGACTATGTTTGCTTGGGCTATCTCTTTGGTGAAAAGAGTAGAGTGGCCTACATATCGGATGTTTCACGCTTCCCTGCAAGTACAGAATATG TAATATCAAAATCTGGGGCAGGCCAGTTGGATCTTCTTATCTTGGACACTTTGTACAAG AATGGTTCCCATAATACACACTTCTGCTTTCCTCAG ACCCTTGAAGCTGTGAAGAGATTATGCCCGAAAAAAGCCCTTCTAATTGGGATGACTCATGAGTTTGATCATAACAAGGACAATGATTTCCTGAGGGAATGGTCTGAAAG GGAAGGAATACCGGTGCAACTTGCGCATGATGGTATGAGAGTTCCTATAGACTTGTGA